From Deferrisoma camini S3R1, the proteins below share one genomic window:
- a CDS encoding biotin/lipoyl-containing protein — protein MSRYDLVINGQPYAVEIQSLAGGRAKVVVNGVAYDVEIPSGAAAPAPAAAAPAAPAAPSPEPAPAPAAPAPKPAPEPAPAAPAGDGEVITAPMPGHILNILVDAGDTVDVGDTVVVMEAMKMENEIKAHVSGKVAEVKVTKGQDVGVGEVLVVIGAG, from the coding sequence ATGAGCCGATACGATCTGGTCATCAACGGCCAACCCTACGCGGTGGAGATCCAGAGCCTGGCCGGCGGCCGGGCCAAGGTGGTGGTGAACGGGGTGGCCTACGACGTGGAGATCCCGTCCGGGGCCGCGGCCCCGGCGCCCGCCGCCGCCGCTCCGGCCGCCCCCGCCGCGCCCAGCCCCGAGCCGGCGCCGGCCCCTGCCGCCCCGGCCCCCAAGCCGGCCCCGGAGCCGGCTCCGGCCGCTCCCGCAGGGGACGGCGAGGTGATCACGGCCCCCATGCCCGGCCACATCCTGAACATCCTGGTGGACGCCGGAGACACCGTGGACGTGGGGGACACGGTGGTGGTCATGGAGGCCATGAAGATGGAGAACGAGATCAAGGCCCACGTGTCCGGCAAGGTGGCCGAGGTCAAGGTGACCAAGGGCCAGGACGTGGGCGTGGGTGAGGTGCTGGTGGTGATCGGAGCCGGCTGA
- a CDS encoding sodium ion-translocating decarboxylase subunit beta: MDGFLYKFLGGTGFVNATPGHLVMLLVGCTFIYLAIRKHYEPLLLIPIGFGILIANIPLPPGFQLISKEFMAGTAGPTTVMDYLYMGVLKGFYPPLIFLGIGALTDFSSLIANPRLVLLGAAAQFGIFATLAGALWLGFSPAEAASIGIIGGADGPTSIFLASRLAPHLIAPVAIAAYSYMALVPVIQPPVMYLLTTKKERQIKMPPAKSASRLERILFPIASFLICTLIAPGAVILLGMLFFGNLLKESGVTDRLSNTAKSAFIDTVTILLGVSVGASASAETFLNPQSLKIFALGAASFAVATAAGVLFAKAMNLFTRNKINPLIGAAGVSAVPDSARVAQMVGAREDPTNFLLMHAMGPNVAGVIGSAIAAGVLWSLLGGG, translated from the coding sequence ATGGACGGGTTCCTGTACAAGTTCCTGGGCGGCACGGGGTTCGTGAACGCCACCCCGGGGCATCTGGTGATGCTCCTGGTGGGGTGCACGTTCATCTACCTGGCGATCCGGAAGCACTACGAGCCGCTTCTGCTCATCCCCATCGGGTTCGGCATCCTGATCGCCAACATCCCGCTGCCGCCGGGTTTCCAGCTGATCTCCAAGGAGTTTATGGCGGGCACGGCCGGGCCGACCACGGTGATGGACTACCTCTACATGGGGGTGCTCAAGGGGTTCTACCCGCCGCTCATCTTCCTGGGCATCGGGGCCCTGACCGACTTCTCGTCGCTCATCGCCAACCCGCGGCTGGTCCTGCTGGGCGCGGCCGCCCAGTTCGGCATCTTCGCCACCCTGGCCGGCGCCCTGTGGCTGGGGTTCAGCCCGGCCGAGGCGGCTTCGATCGGGATCATCGGCGGGGCCGACGGGCCCACCTCGATCTTCCTGGCCTCCCGGCTGGCGCCCCACCTGATCGCGCCGGTGGCCATCGCGGCCTACTCGTACATGGCCCTGGTGCCGGTGATCCAGCCCCCGGTCATGTACCTGCTGACCACCAAGAAGGAGCGGCAGATCAAGATGCCGCCGGCCAAGAGCGCCTCGCGGCTGGAGCGGATCCTGTTCCCCATCGCGTCGTTCCTGATCTGCACCCTGATCGCGCCGGGCGCCGTGATCCTGCTGGGCATGCTGTTCTTCGGCAACCTCCTCAAGGAGAGCGGGGTCACCGACCGGCTGTCCAACACGGCCAAGTCGGCGTTCATCGACACCGTGACCATCCTGCTGGGGGTGAGCGTGGGGGCGAGCGCCTCGGCCGAGACGTTCCTGAACCCCCAGAGCCTCAAGATCTTCGCCCTGGGTGCGGCCAGCTTCGCCGTGGCCACGGCGGCCGGGGTGCTGTTCGCCAAGGCCATGAACCTGTTCACCAGGAACAAGATCAACCCCCTGATCGGGGCGGCAGGGGTGAGCGCGGTGCCCGACTCGGCCCGGGTGGCCCAGATGGTGGGCGCCCGGGAGGACCCCACCAACTTCCTGCTGATGCACGCCATGGGGCCCAACGTGGCCGGGGTGATCGGCTCGGCCATCGCCGCCGGTGTGCTCTGGTCCCTGCTGGGCGGGGGCTGA
- a CDS encoding OadG family protein: MTDVWTFAAQTTMVGMGVVFVALFLLSVYMHFFKELTARIEGRSRKPEKTPEPSAPAPRVAPVPDEAPAPGDDEGARTAAAVAVALALEGVAAGPPAEVAAAIAAALALHRSSAAPSAPPAGPAAVRSWGLAGRLEAMAGRTARQERIHR, translated from the coding sequence GTGACCGACGTTTGGACGTTCGCCGCCCAGACCACGATGGTGGGAATGGGGGTCGTGTTCGTGGCCCTGTTCCTGCTGTCGGTGTACATGCACTTCTTCAAAGAGCTGACGGCCCGGATCGAGGGCCGGAGCCGAAAGCCGGAAAAGACCCCCGAGCCATCGGCCCCCGCCCCCCGGGTGGCGCCCGTGCCCGACGAGGCCCCGGCCCCCGGGGACGACGAAGGGGCCCGCACCGCGGCCGCCGTGGCCGTGGCCCTGGCCCTCGAGGGCGTGGCCGCCGGGCCCCCGGCGGAGGTGGCCGCCGCCATCGCGGCGGCCCTGGCCCTGCACCGTTCGTCCGCCGCCCCGTCGGCCCCACCGGCCGGCCCGGCGGCCGTCCGGTCGTGGGGGCTGGCCGGCCGGCTCGAGGCCATGGCCGGCCGGACCGCACGACAGGAACGGATTCACCGGTGA
- a CDS encoding pyruvate carboxylase subunit B — MAKKPNPLRITDLTFRDGHQSLLATRMRTEDIEAIAEAAGKVGYHAMEVWGGATFDTMHRFLGEDPWERPRRLRRYVPKEVKFQMLLRGQNLVGYRNYADDVVEAFVDEACDAGIEIFRVFDALNDERNFETAARAIKRNGMHFQAALSYTVTERKMGGTIFTLEYWVEKAKTFASMGADSICIKDMAGLLAPDDAYALIKAIKKATKLPVELHCHTTSGLAEYTFQRAIDAGVDIIDTCSSPFANRSSHPAVEPIVVMLQGTERDTGLDLERLNEVAEYLERIGPKYRHLLDTTRMAVVDIGVLMHQVPGGMLSNLVNQLRQAGAEDRLGDVFRELPRVRKDLGYPPLVTPTSQIVGVQAVQNVLFGNPDGSLEERYKMISGQVKDYCYGLYGCPPAEINPELRKLALKGYPRGEEPISCRPADILEPELEKAKAEVGDLAKDRKDLLLYTLFPTTGKRFLRVKYGLEAPPEEWKPRTLEDAEREAELCRKALAGELVERPKAEPPAGARTYKVYVDGEAFEVAVEAPEGAPPVVTSVAPAAPAAPAAPAAPAPKPAEPAPAPTAEAAAPAAAAAKAALEAPMPGMVVDVLVSPGDPVKAGDVVVILEAMKMENALEAPADGVVGEVRCAKGDNVAKGDVLVTIN, encoded by the coding sequence ATGGCAAAGAAACCGAACCCGCTGAGGATCACGGACCTGACCTTCCGGGACGGCCACCAGAGCCTGCTGGCCACCCGGATGCGCACCGAGGACATCGAGGCCATCGCTGAGGCGGCCGGCAAGGTGGGTTACCATGCCATGGAGGTCTGGGGAGGGGCCACCTTCGACACCATGCACCGGTTCCTCGGCGAGGATCCCTGGGAGCGGCCGCGGCGCCTGCGGCGCTACGTGCCCAAGGAGGTGAAGTTCCAGATGCTCCTGCGGGGCCAGAACTTGGTGGGGTACCGGAACTACGCCGACGACGTGGTCGAGGCGTTCGTAGACGAGGCCTGTGACGCGGGCATCGAGATCTTCCGAGTGTTCGACGCCCTCAATGACGAGCGCAACTTCGAGACCGCGGCCCGGGCGATCAAGCGCAACGGCATGCACTTCCAGGCGGCCCTGAGCTACACCGTGACCGAGCGCAAGATGGGCGGCACCATCTTCACCCTGGAGTACTGGGTGGAGAAGGCCAAGACCTTCGCCTCGATGGGCGCCGACTCGATCTGCATCAAGGACATGGCCGGGCTGCTGGCCCCGGACGACGCCTACGCCCTGATCAAGGCCATCAAGAAGGCCACCAAGCTGCCGGTGGAGCTTCACTGCCACACCACCTCGGGCCTGGCCGAGTACACCTTCCAGCGGGCCATCGACGCGGGCGTGGACATCATCGACACCTGCTCGTCGCCGTTCGCGAACCGGTCGAGCCACCCGGCCGTGGAGCCGATCGTGGTGATGCTCCAGGGCACCGAGCGCGACACCGGGCTGGACCTGGAGCGGCTGAACGAGGTGGCCGAGTACCTGGAGCGGATCGGGCCCAAGTACCGGCACCTGCTCGACACCACCCGCATGGCCGTGGTGGACATCGGGGTGCTGATGCACCAGGTGCCCGGCGGCATGCTGTCGAACCTGGTCAACCAGCTGCGCCAGGCCGGGGCCGAGGACCGGCTGGGCGACGTGTTCCGGGAGCTGCCCCGGGTGCGCAAGGACCTGGGGTACCCGCCGCTCGTGACCCCCACCAGCCAGATCGTGGGCGTGCAGGCGGTACAGAACGTGCTGTTCGGCAACCCCGACGGCTCCCTGGAGGAGCGCTACAAGATGATCTCGGGCCAGGTGAAGGACTACTGCTACGGGCTGTACGGCTGCCCGCCGGCCGAGATCAACCCCGAGCTGCGAAAGCTCGCCCTCAAGGGCTACCCCCGGGGCGAGGAGCCGATCTCGTGCCGGCCGGCCGACATCCTGGAGCCCGAGCTCGAGAAAGCCAAGGCCGAGGTGGGCGACCTGGCCAAGGACCGCAAGGACCTGCTCCTGTACACCCTGTTCCCCACCACGGGCAAGCGGTTCCTGCGGGTGAAGTACGGCCTCGAGGCCCCGCCCGAGGAGTGGAAGCCCCGCACCCTGGAGGACGCCGAGCGCGAGGCCGAGCTGTGCCGCAAGGCCCTGGCCGGCGAGCTGGTGGAGAGGCCCAAGGCCGAGCCCCCGGCCGGCGCCCGCACCTACAAGGTATACGTGGACGGCGAGGCGTTCGAGGTGGCGGTGGAGGCGCCCGAGGGCGCCCCGCCGGTGGTGACCTCGGTGGCGCCGGCCGCCCCGGCCGCGCCCGCGGCCCCGGCGGCGCCGGCCCCTAAGCCGGCCGAGCCCGCCCCAGCGCCGACGGCGGAGGCCGCCGCCCCTGCTGCCGCGGCGGCCAAGGCGGCCCTCGAGGCCCCCATGCCGGGCATGGTGGTGGACGTGCTGGTGAGCCCGGGCGACCCGGTCAAGGCCGGGGACGTGGTGGTGATCCTCGAGGCCATGAAGATGGAGAACGCCCTGGAGGCCCCGGCCGACGGGGTGGTCGGCGAGGTGCGCTGCGCCAAGGGCGACAACGTGGCCAAGGGCGACGTGTTGGTGACCATCAACTGA
- a CDS encoding DUF1622 domain-containing protein has product MEAWIKIVAHYVALASEAMAVYFILAGIVQALWLYVRQGLRPGGGHRVLLAMRRELGHNLSLSLEFLIGADVMNTAISPSWQDIGQLAAIVGIRTVLNFFLHHELGGTAGGEGGPQT; this is encoded by the coding sequence ATGGAAGCTTGGATCAAGATCGTGGCCCACTACGTGGCCCTGGCCTCCGAGGCCATGGCGGTCTACTTCATCCTGGCGGGCATCGTCCAGGCCCTGTGGCTGTACGTGCGCCAAGGACTGCGCCCCGGCGGGGGCCACCGGGTGCTGCTGGCCATGCGCCGGGAGCTGGGCCACAACCTGTCTCTGAGCCTGGAGTTCCTGATCGGGGCCGACGTCATGAACACCGCCATCTCCCCCTCGTGGCAGGACATCGGGCAGCTGGCCGCGATCGTGGGCATCCGCACGGTGCTGAACTTTTTCCTGCACCACGAGCTGGGCGGAACCGCGGGCGGGGAAGGGGGGCCCCAGACGTGA
- a CDS encoding radical SAM protein, whose amino-acid sequence MTAWRTGRLKAAVRAAYRRLAACDLCPRRCGVNRLRNERGACRTGLHAKVASAGPHFGEERPLVGHGGSGTVFFAECNLRCRFCQNWDISQQGEGSETPVHRLARIFLWIQGRGCHNLNLVTPSHVVPQILAALSLAAARGLRIPVVYNTGAYDARATLELLDGVVDVYMPDLKWTDPEVGARLADAPDYWEVAREAVAEMHRQVGDLEIDDRGLAVRGLLVRHLVLPGGLAGTQEVMTFLADRISPRTYVNVMGQYRPVGEAHALPPLDRRVTRDEVAEAVRIARTAGITRLDR is encoded by the coding sequence GTGACCGCATGGAGGACCGGCAGGCTGAAGGCCGCGGTCCGGGCCGCGTACCGCCGGCTCGCGGCCTGCGACCTGTGCCCCCGCCGGTGCGGGGTGAACCGGCTGCGCAACGAGCGGGGCGCCTGCCGAACCGGGCTCCACGCCAAGGTGGCCTCGGCAGGGCCCCACTTCGGGGAGGAACGGCCCTTGGTGGGCCACGGCGGCTCCGGCACGGTGTTCTTCGCCGAGTGCAACCTGCGCTGCCGGTTTTGCCAGAACTGGGACATCTCCCAGCAGGGCGAGGGCTCGGAGACCCCGGTCCACCGCTTGGCCCGGATCTTCCTGTGGATCCAGGGCCGCGGGTGCCACAACCTGAATCTGGTCACCCCCTCCCACGTGGTGCCCCAGATCCTCGCCGCCCTGAGCCTGGCCGCGGCCCGGGGGCTCCGGATCCCCGTGGTGTACAACACCGGGGCCTACGACGCCAGGGCCACCCTGGAGCTCCTGGACGGGGTGGTGGACGTGTACATGCCCGACCTGAAGTGGACCGACCCGGAGGTGGGGGCCCGCCTGGCCGACGCGCCCGACTACTGGGAGGTGGCCCGGGAGGCCGTGGCCGAGATGCACCGGCAGGTGGGGGACCTGGAGATCGACGACCGGGGCCTGGCCGTGCGGGGCCTTTTGGTGCGGCACTTGGTCCTGCCCGGCGGGCTGGCCGGCACCCAGGAGGTGATGACCTTTCTGGCCGACAGGATCTCGCCCCGCACCTATGTGAACGTGATGGGCCAGTACCGGCCGGTGGGCGAGGCCCACGCCCTGCCGCCCCTGGACCGCCGGGTCACCCGGGACGAGGTGGCCGAGGCGGTCCGCATCGCCCGGACTGCCGGGATCACGCGCCTCGACCGCTGA
- a CDS encoding carboxyl transferase domain-containing protein translates to MQEKFELLARMNREAEAGGGEERVAKHHAQGKLTARERLDLLFDPGTFVEVDKFVTHQCTNFGMEKTKIPGDGVVTGYGKVDGRLVYAYAQDFTVFGGSLSLTMSNKICKVMDMALKNGAPMVGLNDSGGARIQEGVQSLAGYANIFHRNVMSSGVIPQLSAIMGTCAGGAVYSPALTDFIFMVNGTSHMFITGPRVIKSVTNEDVTMDALGGAMTHNQRSGVAHFAAEDDRECIAQIKRLLSFLPSNNLEDPPFAPTDDPVDRKIPELNEVVPDNPNKGYDIKTIITAMVDNGDFLEVHAHYAPNIVVGFARMGGAVVGIVANQPAHLAGCLDCDASMKGARFVRFCDAFNIPLVTLEDVPGYLPGTDQEYRGIIKHGAKLIYAYSEATVPKITVITRKAYGGAYCVMSSKHLRGDVNLAFPTAEIAVMGPQGAVDIIFRKEIKAADDPKKAREEKIAEYTERFANPYRAAELGYIDEVILPEDIRIRVIQALDACRNKRDTNPPRKHGNIPL, encoded by the coding sequence CTGCAAGAGAAGTTCGAACTCCTGGCCCGCATGAACCGCGAGGCCGAGGCCGGCGGCGGTGAGGAGCGGGTGGCCAAGCACCACGCCCAGGGCAAGCTCACGGCCCGGGAGCGGCTGGACCTGCTCTTCGACCCCGGCACGTTCGTGGAGGTGGACAAGTTCGTGACCCACCAGTGCACGAACTTCGGCATGGAGAAGACCAAGATCCCGGGCGACGGGGTGGTCACGGGCTACGGCAAGGTGGACGGCCGGCTGGTCTACGCCTACGCCCAGGACTTCACCGTGTTCGGCGGGAGCCTGTCGCTGACCATGTCCAACAAGATCTGCAAGGTCATGGACATGGCCCTGAAGAACGGGGCGCCCATGGTGGGGTTGAACGACTCGGGCGGCGCCCGGATCCAGGAGGGGGTCCAGAGCCTGGCCGGCTACGCCAACATCTTCCACCGCAACGTGATGAGCTCCGGGGTGATCCCCCAGCTGTCGGCCATCATGGGCACCTGCGCCGGCGGGGCCGTGTACAGCCCGGCCCTGACCGACTTCATCTTCATGGTGAACGGCACCAGCCACATGTTCATCACCGGGCCGCGGGTGATCAAGTCCGTGACCAACGAGGATGTGACCATGGACGCCCTGGGCGGCGCCATGACCCACAACCAGCGCTCGGGGGTGGCCCACTTCGCGGCCGAGGACGACCGGGAGTGCATCGCCCAGATCAAGCGGCTCCTGTCGTTCCTGCCCTCCAACAACCTGGAGGACCCGCCGTTCGCGCCCACCGACGACCCGGTGGACCGCAAGATCCCCGAGCTCAACGAGGTGGTGCCCGACAACCCGAACAAGGGCTACGACATCAAGACGATCATCACCGCCATGGTGGACAACGGGGACTTCCTGGAGGTCCACGCCCACTACGCCCCGAACATCGTGGTGGGGTTCGCCCGCATGGGCGGCGCGGTGGTGGGCATCGTGGCCAACCAGCCGGCCCACCTGGCCGGGTGCCTGGACTGCGACGCCTCCATGAAGGGCGCCCGGTTCGTGCGGTTCTGCGACGCGTTCAACATCCCCCTGGTCACCCTGGAGGACGTGCCCGGGTATCTGCCCGGCACCGACCAGGAGTACCGGGGCATCATCAAGCACGGGGCCAAGCTGATCTACGCCTACTCCGAGGCCACGGTGCCCAAGATCACGGTGATCACTCGCAAAGCCTACGGCGGCGCCTACTGCGTGATGAGCTCCAAGCACCTCCGGGGCGACGTGAACCTGGCGTTCCCCACGGCCGAGATCGCGGTCATGGGGCCCCAAGGGGCCGTGGACATCATCTTCCGCAAGGAGATCAAGGCCGCCGACGACCCGAAGAAGGCCCGCGAGGAGAAGATCGCCGAGTACACCGAGCGGTTCGCCAACCCGTATCGGGCCGCCGAGCTGGGGTACATCGACGAGGTGATCCTGCCCGAGGATATCCGCATCCGGGTCATTCAGGCCTTGGATGCGTGCCGGAACAAGCGCGACACCAACCCCCCGCGCAAGCACGGCAACATCCCCCTGTGA
- a CDS encoding CoA-transferase subunit beta, with product MAAYTPGELMIARAAREIGDRELVFVGMRLPLLAFLLARSTHAPQAVGLFENGVLRDSPTPDPLITMSDPPNLRGARMCMGMELAMGLLQAGRVDLGFIGGAEIDRYGNLNTTEVGPDGAGIRLPGSGGACDIACMAGRLVIVMKHERRRFVERVRYVTSPGHGTGRTWREENGLPGGGPAAVITDKCVFTFHPRTREMVVASVHPGVDPDEVRALTGWPVVIPSPVPRTPEPTAEDLAVIRRYDPEGFWSR from the coding sequence ATGGCCGCCTACACCCCCGGGGAGCTGATGATCGCCCGGGCCGCCCGGGAGATCGGCGACCGGGAGCTCGTGTTCGTGGGGATGCGCCTGCCCCTTCTGGCGTTCCTGCTGGCCCGGTCCACCCACGCGCCCCAGGCCGTGGGGCTGTTCGAGAACGGGGTGCTGCGGGACTCGCCCACCCCGGACCCCCTGATCACCATGAGCGACCCCCCCAACCTCAGGGGCGCGCGCATGTGCATGGGCATGGAGCTGGCCATGGGCCTGCTGCAGGCCGGCCGGGTGGACCTGGGGTTCATCGGTGGGGCCGAGATCGACCGGTACGGAAACCTGAACACCACCGAGGTTGGGCCCGACGGCGCCGGAATCCGGCTGCCCGGCAGCGGCGGGGCGTGCGACATCGCGTGCATGGCCGGCCGGCTCGTGATCGTGATGAAGCACGAGCGCCGGCGGTTCGTGGAGCGGGTGCGCTACGTGACGAGCCCGGGCCACGGCACCGGCCGAACCTGGCGGGAGGAGAACGGGCTGCCCGGGGGCGGCCCGGCGGCCGTGATCACGGACAAATGCGTGTTCACATTCCACCCCCGCACCCGGGAGATGGTGGTGGCCTCGGTCCACCCAGGGGTGGACCCGGACGAGGTCCGCGCCCTCACGGGGTGGCCCGTGGTGATCCCGAGCCCCGTGCCCCGGACCCCCGAGCCCACCGCGGAGGACCTGGCCGTGATCCGGCGCTACGACCCCGAGGGGTTCTGGAGCCGGTGA